A single genomic interval of Trinickia acidisoli harbors:
- a CDS encoding hybrid-cluster NAD(P)-dependent oxidoreductase — translation MMRDAPTFERQDGRLTRPAFWSALGAPWTSDAEEMLVCCQVRQETHDVKSFFFMSRDGRTFAFEPGQFITLELEIDGETINRCYTISSAPTRPHTISITVKRVPGGKVSNWLHDHLRAGDAVRVLGPAGEFTCARHAAGKYLFLSAGSGMTPLMSMSRSHHELGEDRDIVFVHSARTPDDIIFARELDLIAANQQRFRTSFVCERIGQRTNWPGIIGFLTLPLLRLIAPDFMEREIFTCGPAPYMKAVRDLLDEAGFDRAHYHEESFSFDALPPADRAAASEGAGAFADSVGADGETNDETRFAVSFTKTRRDIECGAHEHVLDAAKRAGLRLPASCTQGMCGTCKVKLVSGQVEMRHNGGIRQREIDQGMVLLCCSKPLSDLIVDK, via the coding sequence ATGATGCGAGATGCGCCAACATTCGAGCGGCAAGACGGGCGCCTCACGCGCCCCGCATTCTGGAGCGCGCTCGGCGCGCCTTGGACGAGCGACGCGGAGGAGATGCTGGTCTGCTGCCAGGTTCGGCAGGAAACGCACGACGTGAAGAGCTTTTTCTTCATGTCGCGCGACGGGCGCACGTTTGCGTTCGAGCCAGGGCAGTTCATCACACTCGAGCTCGAGATCGACGGCGAGACGATCAATCGGTGCTACACGATCTCATCGGCGCCCACGCGGCCTCATACGATTTCGATCACGGTCAAGCGGGTGCCGGGAGGCAAGGTATCGAACTGGCTGCACGATCATCTGCGCGCGGGCGATGCGGTGCGGGTGCTCGGGCCGGCAGGGGAATTCACCTGTGCGCGACATGCGGCCGGTAAGTATTTGTTCTTGTCGGCCGGTTCCGGCATGACGCCGTTGATGTCGATGAGCCGCTCGCACCACGAGCTAGGCGAGGATCGCGACATTGTCTTCGTGCATAGCGCCCGTACGCCCGACGACATCATCTTCGCGCGCGAGCTCGATCTCATCGCCGCGAATCAGCAGCGTTTTCGGACATCGTTCGTGTGCGAGCGCATCGGGCAGCGGACGAACTGGCCTGGCATCATCGGATTCTTGACGCTCCCGCTCTTGCGGTTGATCGCGCCGGATTTCATGGAACGCGAGATCTTTACGTGCGGGCCCGCGCCCTATATGAAGGCCGTGCGCGACCTGCTCGACGAAGCGGGCTTCGATCGTGCGCATTATCACGAGGAAAGCTTTTCGTTCGATGCGCTGCCGCCTGCGGATCGGGCTGCGGCATCCGAAGGCGCGGGCGCGTTTGCCGATAGCGTTGGGGCGGATGGCGAGACGAACGATGAAACGCGATTCGCCGTCAGCTTCACGAAGACGCGCCGCGACATCGAGTGCGGCGCGCACGAGCACGTACTCGACGCGGCGAAACGCGCCGGGCTGCGGCTGCCGGCGTCGTGCACGCAAGGCATGTGCGGCACCTGCAAGGTCAAGCTCGTCTCCGGGCAAGTGGAGATGCGCCATAACGGCGGCATTCGGCAACGCGAGATCGACCAGGGAATGGTGCTGCTTTGCTGCAGCAAACCGCTCAGTGATCTAATCGTCGACAAATAG